The Oncorhynchus clarkii lewisi isolate Uvic-CL-2024 chromosome 31, UVic_Ocla_1.0, whole genome shotgun sequence genome includes the window GTAAAGTGAGtgttactacagtatatacaatttAGTGCAACAATGGTTTTTGTGAGATTTCTTGGATGCTATCGATGTAATGATTAGCCTAACTCAACACATTTTCTGGGAAACGAGGCCCAGGTGGGAGGTTTTCTGAACAGTTTGTTCTAAAACGCTAGACCTTGTGGGTAGAACAGTGTCGGTGATGTCTGTCAACCATGTCCACCCATAAACTGAACAGTCGTCAACATCCAATATCATCCATGTCAAGTCAAAACAAAAAGGTCCTATCTGAAGGCACAAAACACTGCTAATCTAGATAGATATATAGGGTGGGGCATATATAACTGCATTTCTCTTGTAGGTAaaggagcttctctctctctacttcacatAGATCACAGATGGTTGCCCAAACCAGGAAGTAGTACTTTTCCATTGTTCAGTGTTCCCATGTTGTACTGTTTACAAAAAGTCCATACAACACATCAGTCATTGATATCAAGAGAATCTGGAGAACCTTCCTAGTTGAAAACAACTGTCAGCCACCCTTACTGCGCAGAGATGGCATGTTTTTTCAGTTTCGAGGGCGTCTCACCTGGTTGAGATCCTGTCAACTGCAGGCAGTTGTCCAGGTGACGCCTACTCAACCCCCATTTCCTCTGCCCAGACCTTGGGCCTCTTTCATCCTGTTGTCTCCAATGCCATGAAGACGTGACTTGGCCCATTTTACAAAAATTCCTCAGCCTTACTGTTTTCAAAACCATGCACTGTGTTTTGCTACAGGTGCTTAAAGAGGctgagtgtgtgttttttttttttttttttacctctccgCCAAATACAGCCTTATCAGTTTCCAATAAAATGTCTCCACACAAAAACAAGTTTTGGAACAGGGCACCAAAATATACATCACATGTTATAAGTTTCACTCTACCATTTTCTATTCATTAATTTTCCAGTTTGTAAAGTGTAATGAAAGCAAaaaactacatggtcagttgtgATTTTGGATCCATTTACAGAATAAAAGGCCTATATGAAAAACTTGTTTTGGATACCATACCAGCATTCACCCAACCTCTTTAGCTGCCTTTGTGTAAATGAAACCTGTTAATAGACAAGCACATAAACAAGTGGTTCACACTGAGAGAAGTATCGAAGACCTCGTTTAATTTTCAAATTTGTTCCAACACTCAATCTGCTGAGCGTGTGACGAAACCCCAAACCTTATGTTACGGTTTAGTTTCTTTGTCCTCTGCCTCAACCCTCAATGGGATCCGGCGTCTTTAGTAGAATGTATGAATTGAAAATACTTATGAATGACTCACAAATGTTTTGCATTGAAGATTTGCTTCGGCGGGAAGAAGTCAACACACAGCAAAGATAAACCAATCCGTAGGTCTCACAGGAGATTGGGATCTTTATTGTTTTCTTTTCAACAGATATAATTTGTGAAACATGTTTTAGGCTTTTACTTTGTCCTGAACTAAAGTATTAAGAATAGGATCACAATAATATTAAATCCAAATGGATTTATGTTTATCAAACTAAATGGATTTATTCAAGTATTACAAGTCGGGGCTCTCCTGAAGGTATATGTAGCTATCTACTAAGGGCATGTGTACAGTGAGCATGTTGTCACCAACCCAGAGAAATAAGTAGCATTGGctttcagtgtttttttttttaacacacaaAGACAAGCtagcctactgtatcatatgatATTTTACGTAAAATGGAATCTGACATGTGGGATGGAGGAGTCACCCTGAGGTAGTGACAGTAGTTTTTGTGGCATCAGTCCAGAGTTACCTGATCGTGCTGACACAAGTACTCTTATGATTCAGAGGGCGCCTGGAAGAAAAACTGTTGATTGAGTGCAGGGGCCATGTATCACCTGTATAAAGGGCTCTTGAGACAAGCCAGAGCAGACTTTGCTGCACAAACAAGACTTCAAACCACATGCATGAAAAGCCGCCATTCCTTGATACGGGTCAGTCACCTTAATGACTGCTCTGTTCGTATGTAGTCTTAGCAAAATACTTGAACCGGCATAAGGTTGCAACACTAattatcaccatcaccatcactttTCAAAGAGAAGGACAGCTGACAAACCAACAATAACATTTAATTGATGTAGAAGAAACAAAAATGTCAAATCCTTAATAGGAATGAAGAATACATTAATGTGAACCCTTAAAAGTGGTCCTGTTCTTTTGACCCACAGCAACACGTTACATTAAGTTAGTCTTGTACCTAGTAGTGACATTGTTATTTTTACACAACAACACTGAATCAACATGTTGTAgatagtatttttttttgttgcttagcAATGGCGTTGAGTGATTTCTGTAATTAGAGAAATATGCAGAGGTCCTTATTGCAAACACTACTTCATTACTGTGCAATAACAGAAGTAGTAATGCTATTGTAGTAGATAGTGTTACAACACAAGTATAAACGCAATTGTATGTCATGTAAAGTGTTACACACCATTGCAAAACAGCAGCATCATACTACAGTAATGTTCAAATCTCTGCAAGTATCACACATATACTTATTTTTAAGTTATTTGCAATGACTCCATCTAGCGGACGCAAACCAAAGTGTATGTTTCCCCCTTTTGTCCCACCCCAGCCTTTGATTCGATTGGACGTTTGATTTCCACTACTACCTTTTCAGCTATCCAATTGGCTTACTGGATGTCACTTGCTTTTACGGAACAGAACAATAACATTCAGGGGGAAATGGCTGACGATAGCATTCCAGATATAACCagatttcaaatgtatttatttggtgAGCACGTCTGCACTGCCAAGTTTAATTTTAGTGAACTGTTAGTAATAACAGACGTGAGTCTTTCGTtgtgtagctagctatagctGTCCCAAACACACCATATGTATCTAGCTAGTTCAATGTAAGCTAGGTAACAGTAATGCGCTTCTCGCGCCAATTCAACAAACCGCTCTTGGTTTGCGTTTAAGCAAGCTAACAGGCTAACTAGATGAATTTGTTGTCAATAATAATGTTATATTTCCGTTTTCAATTGTAGTACGCCAACAGCTATTTGCTTTGAGTTTGCTAACCCATGTGTTGTCAACTTAAGGTTGTACACTCAAATCGGACAGAAAGGAGTTCAAAGTTGAGGAGGACGATGATGCGGATCATCAGCTGTCACTCAAAGCAGTAAGATCATCACTATGCCAATTCTGAGCCCGAGCTTGTGTTAGACGAGagcagcatttcccaaactcggtgcacgtttttgccctagcactacacagctgattcaaatgatcagtGCTTAAtggttagttgattatttgaatcagctgtgtagtgctaggacaaaaaAAATACGAGTTTGAGGAACCCTGGACTAGAGAATATCATAACACTGTACTTGGCCAAAGGTTAATTATTtagttaaaaaaattaaataaaatgacAAACGATGCATGCATTAAAAAGGTCCATCGGGATTAGGTCCTGACAACTGACACGTTTCAATTAAACTACACTGTGAGAGTTTCTGTAATTGGAATGTTTTTATATATTCTTCATCGATTCCTTTTATTTGTACACTTTCTGAAGTATATTTATCTTTGCACCTGTGCAAAATGTGCACCTGTTAGAGAAGAATGTAAGACATACATTACATATGCATACATTGCATGTACCAAGTTCatctttgtcaatattataaatGTCAGAAAATGTGACTAATAATACAATGAATACAATATCTAGTCATAGTTCTTTGATGTGTATTTAAAGGAATACCATTTTAATCAACAATGTGTTTTCTTATACTTAGCTAACCTTTTCCTACCATTGCAAATGACTCAGTCCCTGTCCTCAAAATGGATATCATCATAGTAATGTTCTTTCAGTCACTCTCCCTTTTTGCCACCAAGCAGAGGTGATAGTTGACAGAGAAATGTGGGAGACTGTAGGTTGCTGGCGTGTTCCAACGTGGTCGAAACATACAGTATCATATCTGtgaaacagctgtgtgtgtgttgatgttgcAGGTGTGCCTGGGTGCTGAGGCAGAGGATAAATTTCACACGGTGGAGATCGAGGGCGTCACATACGACGGAAAGACCACCAAAATTCCACTGGCTGTGCTGAAGCCGTCTGTGCTGCCCTCTGTGAGTGTTTTAGAATGATGAATCGCCATAGTTCTGTGCTGTTACTTACCTGAAGCTTCTTTTAAACCTGTCCGTTATTCTACTTTTATAATAGTGAAAAGCACTCAACTCCATTACCGTGCAATTACTAAGCAATTACTAAAATAACGTGTTGTTACTGTAGTAATTACAGTGTTACTACGATATAGGTCTACAAAGATGCTACAGGTATGTTTGGCCATGATACAAGCCACAACACTGCTGGATGCAATGAACCACACAACCCATTTCCAGTGTATTTCACATGATTTTGCACACTCTACATTGGTGGCTCTAGAGACAGCTACTTACGCTTGTTAATGACTCTGAAGCAGACCATGAGTGGCTATGTCTCCATTATGTCAGACTTGTTGCTCCTAAAGTAATCCAGTTTCCACCTATTAAATGGAAAATATGACTTTTGCCCTGATCCAGAGAACACTGTCACCATTGCTTGATctttggggatttaggctgggtatcAGTATAAGCaattttgtgacaactgctgatgtaaaaagggctttacaaaatacatttgattgattgtctCTGTTTATGACCTCCATTGTTTAAACATGCTTGGCTTGTTGCCTTCTGCATAGCTCGGGCCAATGTTACAAGCTAGTGTGTATTTTGGTTCTGGTTCAGGGCTTGAAAACACTAGCTATGAGTGGATAATTATGTTATTTATGGAAGTTATAACTACCTGAACACTTTTACAGTAGTTATTCTAACACATACATCTGTGTTTTGTTTGGTTGCTATCGCAACCAGAACAATGGCCTGGCAGTTTGGAATTCACATTCACAACTGTCTGGCAGCACCCACTTCTTTAATGTTTAGCAAGCAGATACATCTGAATAGATGTTTTGATAAGATAATGTAGTAATAGATCATTTGATAAGACACCTTTGCTTGCAGGTGTGTGggatcctccctcccttcctcaagtTGAATGTACATTCTGTAATAAATGTAGTTTGTGACGTTGAACATCTATGGATTTTTTGTTGAATCGACTTCCTTATTTTATTCCTAATTTTGGCAGATGAGTTTAGGAGGGTTTGGGATCACCCCTCCAGTAACCTTCCGCCTCCAGTCTGGCTGTGGACCAGTGTACATCAGTGGACAGCATTTTATCAGTGAGTGACTTCATTTGCACTCTACTGATTTAGTTGTTTCTATACTCTCTTTGGGCTAGATATAAGGTGACATTTTTGACAGTAcaagacagcagcagcagcattgaGATTAGGTGTAACCTAATCTCAATTTGTAGATGTGAAGGACTCTGATGACGAAGAAGAGGAAAACAGCTCGTCACCTGCGAAGAGGCCGTCAAGCTTGACCTCAGGGAAGCGTCCAGCTCCGGTATGTTCCTCCTGCTGTTTACTTAGCTCATTATTGGATTGGATTCAACTGCATGCATTTaggtccaaaatgattggcacccttgataaagccAAAACAGgctcaaaaataaataatacaaatactgatcTATACAAATACTGTATTCTTAAAAATAACAATTGGAAATTATGTTATTTTATTCTAATTCTCTGAGAAAgacaacaaataataataaataaaaaaatatataggggTCAAATTTATTGGCACccttgttttcaatacctttcactACTTCACATTGCGAGGATAATGTCACTGAGGCTTTTTGTCAAATGTTTTATGAGAACATGGAGAACATATTGGGAAAAACCGTAGAGCATTCCTCCacacagaatctttccagatccttgatcaagttcatgatgccgttaaccttaacaagggccccaggaccattggaagcaaaatagccccttaacatcaaagatccaccaccatattttacagtaggtatggggttctttTCTGCATATGCATCGTTCTTTCAATGCCAAATCCACCAATGATCTGCGTGGTCAAAGAGCTTTATTTTCATGTTATCTGACCATAGCAACGGTTCTAATCCAAGTGTCAATgccatttagcaaactccagaCATTTACATCAAATCAATTAACTTTTtcgcatacacatgtttagcagatgttattgtgggtgtcgagaaatgcttgtgttcctatctaacaatacacaacaatacacacaaatctaaaagtaaaacaatggaattaagacatttaaaaaatattaggacgagcaatgtctgagtccggagtataaatatatacagtaaatatgtgatgggatgtatagacattatggacagtgtggataggatatatagtatatcagtgttccatgattaaagtgaccagtgttccatgccTGTGTACGTTGGGCAGCAGTCTCTATTGTGCAGGGAtaagtaaccgggtggtagccggctagtgacagtgactaagttcagggcagggtactgggtggaggctggctatTGATCCAACTATGTTCTCCAATCTCAAAAAACAtgttagaaaaaggctcagtgccggtATTcttgcaaggtgaggtattgaaaggtatagAAAACAGGGGTGCCGGTCATTTTGAATACTATCTTTTTGAGAGAAAAAATATTACTTTTTGAACCAAATCTCTTTCACTGAGCaattgtataaaaaaatataatttcccAATTTTTTGGAACGTACAATAATAGGTCAGTATttttttgctaatctttatcaagggtgccaatcatttttgTCCTGACTACATACTGTACCATATTCCTCAGCATATTCCTTTATTACCAAAAGTTAGAAAATATTGTATCCCTTTGCAGAAGAAACTGAAAATGGAGtcaaatgatgatgatgattgcgATGAAGATGACGACGATGATGAGTATGAATCTTCTTTTTTGTATTTTAGGTTTGTTGGTGTGTGATAACGTGACATACATTTTCGTGTTCTATTCTTTTGTAGTGATGATGACAACGACGATGATAGTGATGAAGATGAGAGTGACGTGAAAGTACAGAAGGTCCCAGTCAAACCAACCATAAAGAAAGTAAGCCCTTTTATTCTGTTCTACTAAAAACATGACACTGGGCATAGATGATGTATCTTATGTGTCCACTAGGTGTCATGCTAGACAAGGACTTGTCCATGTAGCAGAGCATGCCAATAGACCACGTTCACATAGGCAGCCCATTTCTGATATTCTTCCCACTAAATTGGTCTTAAACCAATCACATCAGGTCTTTTCATATCAGATCTTTTTCCGGGCTGAtccgattggtcaaaagacaaattagtgtgtggggggggggggggggggggacatttgaattggtctgcctgtctaaacacagccttAGATCCAAAAAGTACTATTATGTTGATATTTTGCAGAcgagagcgacttacagtagtgagagcatacattttttttgccggttccccgtgggaatcaaacccacaaccctggtgttgtaaGCGCCATGCTCTGCCACACGGGACCATCTTAGAAAGTTAGGATCGTGACATATTGTAGGCATATtatatttgatatattttttgttgttgtctaacATCTTGTCTTATTTGTGTAGTACATATCAGTGTCAAATACCATTTTGTAAATGCTTCATAGTTATTGCATGTTCTGTAAACTAGACATGTTTTTAGCTCTTTCATATCTGCACTCGTTGACCTGCGGCCATTTTGCTCGAGACGGAGCGGAGGAAACTTTTTCATCTTGTTCCCTCTTGTACCCATCTGTTTTTTCGAGACTAAAGCACAGGGTCTGCCGGGTATAATGATGGGATTTCTCCTCTGTAATCTACCTGAGCACTCTACCAGCACTGTGCAGAGTGAGACACATACTATCGCAGTAAAGACAACTCGACAAACACAGCCTACAAGTCTAGGCATTGGGAGTTCCTATttcctccacccccaccccccaccccctctcctcgaTAAGGCACCCAGAACTCCATGTCCTGTCCCTCAGTCCTCCCACCTTTCTCTTTCGTTGCTCTGtttatcctctctttctctctgatacCCCCTTCTCTTGTTCAACAGTCCGTCATTGCACCTGGCCTTTGTCTTTGAACAGTGTGCGTGTtcgcgtgtgcctgtgtgtgtgtgtgtgtgtatcattgtgtgcgtgtgtctgtttgTGATTTTAAAGGCAGCGTCCAAGTCTTAACTGTGCCAGACCGCGAGAGATCAAAGCAGGGCAGATGCACATACCTGCGACATGAGCACTGATTCTAGCCCCAGAGCCAGACGACAGCTGAGCATTTCGGTCACCTGTTGATTTATTCT containing:
- the LOC139390690 gene encoding nucleophosmin-like — translated: MADDSIPDITRFQMYLFGCTLKSDRKEFKVEEDDDADHQLSLKAVCLGAEAEDKFHTVEIEGVTYDGKTTKIPLAVLKPSVLPSMSLGGFGITPPVTFRLQSGCGPVYISGQHFINVKDSDDEEEENSSSPAKRPSSLTSGKRPAPKKLKMESNDDDDCDEDDDDDDDDDNDDDSDEDESDVKVQKVPVKPTIKKSPEPLGQKPKSVTLAQNGSPGNQGGPLAKPQTKTPVGGKDKSQKEKSGAGPSNVLTVPEIKSKLASLAKEGKPLPKTEAKFENFAKSSLRMSDKKVVKDLWNFVQTLKTEKK